The stretch of DNA AATCTTCCAATTTTTTTATTTGGTTTATTGTTGAAGAAACATTTTTTGTATCGGTGTTTGTCATCGACTGAACTGATATGCGGTTTCCCCCGCCGATAACAATTTCCCCGACTTTTACTTTTCTGGTTTGGTTTCTATTAAACATTATTTTCCAAATGTCAGCCCTAAACGGGCAAGATCCGAATAAGTCGCAAAAATAAAGATAAAAACAATTAAGCTCAAACCCACGAAATTTGAAACCTGAACCACTTTTTTGTTCAAAGGTTTGCGTGTTACCGCTTCAACCAGGGCAAGTACTATATGCCCGCCGTCAACCAACGGTATAGGAAAAAGGTTAAAAAGCCCAAGGGCCACAGATATTACCGCAAGAAAATTAAGCAGATTTTCAATACCTGCTTTTGCCGCTTTTGCCAAAAGCTGGACGACCCCTATCGGGCCGGCAACTTCCGGCTTTTCCCAGCGGATTATTTTGTCCCCAAGATATTTCAACGTGTAGATTGTCTGAAAAACCACCATCTTAATGCCATAGCCGAACGAACTAATTAAACTGACTTTTTTAGTTTCAATGCTGGGAGCAATTCCTACAAGCCCGATTCCTGAAGCCGGGTCTTTTAGAGGAACTACAAATATTTGCATAGATTTTTTTTCTCTTAAAATATTTACTTTTATCTTTTTGCTGGGATTTTTATGAATAACTTCCGCCATCTGCTGCCAATCTTTTATGGGGATTCCGTTGATATTTTCAACCGTGTCACCGGGCAAAATCCCTGAAAGTTTCGCGGGATAACCTTCCATAACATCTCCAATAGTAGGTTTATTAGAAGGAATTGAAAGCCCCCAGAAATAGAAAACGATAGTAAAAAGAAAAACCGCAAGGACATAATTCATAAACGGCCCAAAAAAGGCGATAATAAGCCTCCTGTACCACGGTTGGGACATAAATTCTCCGGGTGATCCGGTAGCGGTATTAATGTCTTCTCCGGGCAATTTGACCATCCCCCCCAAAGGGATAGCGCATATAGAATACCTTGTTTCGCCGTAAGTATATCCGATTATTTCAGGGCCAAATCCAAAAGAGAATTGTTCTACTCTTATCTTGAACTTTTTTGCCATCATAAAATGGCCCAATTCATGAATAAATACTAAAAGCCCCACGCCAAAAACAGTAGAAAGAATTTGAAAAATAGTTATACTGTATCCGAATAAATGTATCATTTTTTAGTGTTTTATCTCCTTAATAATTTTTAAAGCCGCTTTTCTTGAATTCAGATCCGAATTAAGAATCTGTCTTATATTCGGATTTTTATTCAACAGATGTTTATCCATCACTTTTTTAACAACTTTAGGTATCTGAGAAAATGATATTTCTTTTTTCAAAAATTTTTCTACGGCAACTTCATTTGCCGCATTCATTGCCGCCGGCATCGTTCCGCCTGTTTTGCCTGCTTTTAATGCGAGTTCAAGGCTCGGGAAACGCTTAAAATCGGGGACATCAAATTCCAGTTTCTTAATCCGGGTTAACGAAAGTTCTTTTACTCCTGATTTGATTCTTTCAGGAAAGGTCAAGGCATATTGTATCGGAAGCCTCATGTCCGGGTTAGATAACTGCGCCAAAACCGACCCGTCAACAAACTGAACCAAAGAATGAACTATAGATTGAGGATGTATTACAATCTCTATATTTTTGAGAGGCACATTAAATAAATGGCTGGCCTCAATAGCTTCAAGCCCTTTATTCATAAGTGTTGCGGAATCAATTGTAATTTTTTTTCCCATCTTCCATGTCGGATGAGAAAGCGCTTCTGCAACTGTTACTTTTGAATGTTTAGTTTTGCTTTTTTTGTAAAACGGCCCTCCCGAAGCTGTTAAAATTATTTTACTGATAAATTTATTTTTTTCATTTTTCAAACACTGGAAAACAGCCGAGTGTTCGCTGTCAACGGGAATTATGGTAACGCCGCATTTTTTTGCGGCATCCATTATCAGTTTTCCTGCTACTACAAGAGCTTCCTTATTTGCAAGAGCTATTTGTTTCTTGCTTTTGATTGCTTCAAGCAATGGCTCTATGCCGATAGAACCCACAACCGCCGACAAAACAAAATTGCTAGAATGATGTTTCGCGGCTTTAATCAACCCTTCAATTCCAAAGACAACTTCAGTTTTAAGATTATTTTCCCTGCACCAACTTTTAAGTTCAATACAGTCTTTTTCAAACCAGACAGATGCGATCTCCGGCCTAAATTCCCTTATCTGATCCTTTAGCCGCAATATATTAGAAAATGAGGAAAGGCCAACTATTTTCAGGCTTT from Elusimicrobiota bacterium encodes:
- a CDS encoding flavodoxin-dependent (E)-4-hydroxy-3-methylbut-2-enyl-diphosphate synthase produces the protein MFNRNQTRKVKVGEIVIGGGNRISVQSMTNTDTKNVSSTINQIKKLEDFGCEIVRVAVPDIESAKSLSKIKQKISIPLVADIHFDYR
- the rseP gene encoding RIP metalloprotease RseP — protein: MIHLFGYSITIFQILSTVFGVGLLVFIHELGHFMMAKKFKIRVEQFSFGFGPEIIGYTYGETRYSICAIPLGGMVKLPGEDINTATGSPGEFMSQPWYRRLIIAFFGPFMNYVLAVFLFTIVFYFWGLSIPSNKPTIGDVMEGYPAKLSGILPGDTVENINGIPIKDWQQMAEVIHKNPSKKIKVNILREKKSMQIFVVPLKDPASGIGLVGIAPSIETKKVSLISSFGYGIKMVVFQTIYTLKYLGDKIIRWEKPEVAGPIGVVQLLAKAAKAGIENLLNFLAVISVALGLFNLFPIPLVDGGHIVLALVEAVTRKPLNKKVVQVSNFVGLSLIVFIFIFATYSDLARLGLTFGK
- a CDS encoding 1-deoxy-D-xylulose-5-phosphate reductoisomerase, with product MKKVVILGSTGSIGTQALDVARHLIKSLKIVGLSSFSNILRLKDQIREFRPEIASVWFEKDCIELKSWCRENNLKTEVVFGIEGLIKAAKHHSSNFVLSAVVGSIGIEPLLEAIKSKKQIALANKEALVVAGKLIMDAAKKCGVTIIPVDSEHSAVFQCLKNEKNKFISKIILTASGGPFYKKSKTKHSKVTVAEALSHPTWKMGKKITIDSATLMNKGLEAIEASHLFNVPLKNIEIVIHPQSIVHSLVQFVDGSVLAQLSNPDMRLPIQYALTFPERIKSGVKELSLTRIKKLEFDVPDFKRFPSLELALKAGKTGGTMPAAMNAANEVAVEKFLKKEISFSQIPKVVKKVMDKHLLNKNPNIRQILNSDLNSRKAALKIIKEIKH